A section of the Neorhizobium galegae bv. orientalis str. HAMBI 540 genome encodes:
- a CDS encoding ABC transporter substrate-binding protein yields the protein MRRHLMTTTAAMLLALTGSAYAGMDEAKQFLDKEVGELSTLSRAEQEKEMQWFIDAAKPFAGMDIKVVSETLTTHEYESKVLAQAFAAITGIKVSHDLIGEGDVVEKLQTQMQSGENIYDAYVNDSDLIGTHWRYQQARSLTDWMAGEGKDVTNPGLDLEDFIGLKFTTAPDKKLYQLPDQQFANLYWFRYDWFNDEKNKADFKAKYGYDLGVPVNWSAYEDIAAFFTGREVGGKKVYGHMDYGKKDPSLGWRFTDAWLSMAGNGDKGLPNGLPVDEWGIKVDEKSRPVGSCVARGGDTNGPAAVYSIQKYLDWLKAYAPAAAQGMTFSESGPVPAQGEIAQQMFMYTAFTADMVKAGLPVMNQDGTPKWRFAPSPHGVYWKDGMKLGYQDVGSWTLMKSTPTNRAKAAWLYAQFVTSKTVDVKKSHVGLTLIRESTIRHKSFTDRAPKLGGLIEFYRSPARVQWSPTGTNVPDYPKLAQLWWQAIGDASSGAKTAQAAMDSLCSEQEKVLQRLERAKVQGDIGPKLAEEHDLAYWNKDAVAKGNLAPQLKIAAEKEKPVTVNYDELVKSWADTKK from the coding sequence ATGCGACGGCATCTTATGACAACGACAGCGGCAATGCTGCTGGCTCTGACCGGTTCCGCCTATGCCGGCATGGATGAGGCAAAGCAATTCCTGGACAAAGAAGTCGGCGAACTTTCGACGCTTTCCCGTGCCGAACAAGAAAAGGAAATGCAGTGGTTCATCGATGCGGCGAAACCTTTTGCCGGCATGGACATCAAGGTCGTTTCCGAAACCCTGACGACGCACGAGTATGAATCGAAGGTTCTGGCGCAAGCCTTTGCCGCAATCACCGGCATCAAGGTCAGCCACGACCTGATCGGTGAAGGCGACGTCGTCGAAAAGCTGCAGACGCAGATGCAGTCGGGCGAGAACATCTACGACGCCTACGTCAACGACTCCGACCTGATCGGCACGCATTGGCGTTATCAGCAGGCCCGCTCGCTCACCGACTGGATGGCGGGAGAAGGCAAGGACGTCACCAATCCCGGCCTCGATCTTGAGGACTTCATCGGCCTCAAGTTCACCACGGCGCCGGACAAGAAGCTCTACCAGCTGCCGGACCAGCAGTTCGCCAACCTCTACTGGTTCCGCTACGACTGGTTCAACGACGAAAAGAACAAGGCCGATTTCAAGGCGAAATACGGCTACGATCTCGGTGTTCCGGTGAACTGGTCCGCCTATGAGGACATCGCCGCCTTCTTCACCGGCCGCGAGGTCGGAGGCAAGAAGGTCTATGGTCACATGGACTACGGCAAGAAGGACCCCTCGCTCGGATGGCGCTTCACCGATGCGTGGCTGTCCATGGCGGGCAACGGCGACAAAGGCCTGCCGAACGGCCTGCCCGTCGACGAATGGGGTATCAAGGTCGACGAGAAATCCCGTCCGGTCGGCTCCTGCGTCGCGCGCGGCGGCGATACGAACGGCCCGGCGGCCGTCTACTCCATCCAGAAATACCTCGACTGGCTGAAGGCCTACGCACCGGCCGCCGCCCAGGGCATGACCTTCTCGGAATCCGGACCGGTGCCGGCTCAGGGCGAGATTGCCCAGCAGATGTTCATGTACACGGCCTTCACCGCCGACATGGTCAAGGCAGGCCTGCCTGTCATGAATCAGGACGGCACGCCAAAATGGCGTTTCGCACCGTCTCCGCACGGGGTCTACTGGAAGGACGGCATGAAGCTCGGCTATCAGGACGTCGGCTCCTGGACGCTGATGAAGTCCACGCCCACCAACCGCGCCAAGGCGGCCTGGCTCTATGCCCAGTTCGTCACCTCGAAGACGGTGGACGTCAAGAAGAGCCATGTCGGTCTGACATTGATCCGCGAGAGCACCATCCGCCACAAGAGCTTCACGGATCGCGCGCCTAAACTCGGTGGTCTGATCGAGTTCTACCGTTCCCCGGCTCGCGTCCAGTGGTCGCCGACCGGCACGAACGTGCCTGACTATCCGAAGCTCGCGCAGCTCTGGTGGCAGGCAATCGGCGATGCGTCGTCGGGCGCCAAGACCGCCCAGGCGGCCATGGACTCGCTTTGCTCCGAGCAGGAAAAGGTCCTGCAGCGCCTGGAGCGCGCCAAGGTCCAGGGCGACATCGGACCGAAGCTCGCCGAAGAACACGATCTCGCGTATTGGAACAAGGATGCCGTCGCGAAAGGCAACCTCGCTCCGCAGCTCAAGATCGCAGCCGAGAAAGAGAAGCCCGTTACCGTCAACTACGACGAACTTGTAAAGAGCTGGGCTGACACCAAGAAGTAA
- a CDS encoding DUF2160 domain-containing protein, whose protein sequence is MNFSWMAWTLPTALFFLTILALLVGMSIWEYFAPGGSPRIGILRFETTRGDRLFISLLGAAFIHLAWLGLIGPNLWWALALAVAYAIGVFRFV, encoded by the coding sequence ATGAACTTTTCATGGATGGCCTGGACGCTTCCCACGGCGCTGTTCTTTCTGACGATCCTCGCTCTGCTCGTCGGCATGAGCATCTGGGAATATTTTGCGCCGGGCGGTTCGCCCAGGATCGGCATCCTGCGTTTCGAGACGACGCGGGGAGACCGGCTCTTCATCTCGCTGCTCGGCGCAGCATTCATTCATCTTGCATGGCTGGGGCTGATCGGCCCCAACCTGTGGTGGGCTCTTGCCCTCGCAGTGGCCTACGCCATCGGCGTCTTCCGCTTCGTTTAA
- a CDS encoding carbohydrate ABC transporter permease: MAKTIKYKPAGNLSWLVSTIYIIFLLLPIYWLVNMSFKENAEITGAFSLWPQNPTLRNYMVIFTDPSWYNGYINSIIYVVLNTLISVLAALPAAYAFSRYRFLGDKHLFFWLLTNRMAPPAVFALPFFQLYSAFGLIDTHIAVALAHCLFNVPLAVWILEGFMSGVPKEIDETAYIDGYSFPRFFVKIFMPLIASGIGVAAFFCFMFSWVELLLARTLTTTAAKPISAIMTRTVSASGMDWGVLAAAGVLTIVPGALVIYFVRNYIAKGFALGRV, from the coding sequence ATGGCGAAGACAATCAAATACAAGCCTGCAGGCAATCTCTCCTGGCTGGTCTCGACGATCTACATCATCTTCCTGCTCCTGCCGATCTACTGGCTCGTCAACATGAGCTTCAAGGAGAATGCCGAGATCACCGGTGCATTCTCGCTCTGGCCGCAGAACCCGACGCTCAGGAACTACATGGTGATCTTCACAGATCCGTCCTGGTACAACGGCTACATCAATTCCATCATCTATGTGGTCCTGAACACCTTGATTTCGGTGCTGGCGGCATTGCCGGCTGCCTATGCCTTTTCGCGCTATAGGTTCCTCGGCGACAAACATCTGTTCTTCTGGCTGCTCACCAACCGCATGGCGCCGCCCGCCGTCTTCGCCCTGCCCTTCTTCCAGCTCTATTCCGCCTTCGGCCTCATCGACACGCATATCGCGGTCGCCCTCGCCCATTGCCTGTTCAACGTGCCGCTTGCCGTCTGGATCCTGGAAGGCTTCATGTCGGGCGTACCGAAGGAAATCGACGAGACCGCCTATATCGACGGCTATTCGTTCCCGCGGTTCTTCGTGAAGATCTTCATGCCGCTGATCGCCTCGGGCATCGGGGTCGCCGCCTTCTTCTGCTTCATGTTTTCCTGGGTGGAACTGCTGCTCGCCCGTACGCTGACGACGACTGCCGCCAAGCCCATTTCCGCCATCATGACGCGCACCGTTTCCGCCTCCGGCATGGACTGGGGCGTGCTGGCAGCGGCCGGCGTGCTGACGATCGTTCCCGGCGCGCTCGTCATCTATTTCGTCCGCAACTACATCGCCAAGGGCTTTGCCCTCGGGCGGGTCTGA
- a CDS encoding carbohydrate ABC transporter permease, which yields MEKTWNNKAWFLVLPVLLLVAFSAAIPLMTVVNYSVQDTFGNNAFFWAGTDWFDEILHSARFWEALQRNLLFSFIILALEIPLGIFIALNMPKKGIGVPVCLVLMALPLLIPWNVVGTIWQVFGRVDIGLLGHTLAALGVDYNYVRDPLDAWITVIVMDVWHWTSLVVLLCYAGLVSIPDAYYQAAKIDGASRWSVFRYIQLPKMKRVLLIAVLLRFMDSFMIYTEPFVVTGGGPGNSTTFLSIDLVKTAVGQFDLGPAAAMSIVYFLIILLLSWIFYTVMTSSDADT from the coding sequence ATGGAAAAGACGTGGAACAACAAGGCCTGGTTTCTGGTGCTTCCCGTGCTCCTGCTCGTCGCCTTTTCGGCGGCCATTCCGCTGATGACCGTGGTGAATTATTCGGTCCAGGATACGTTCGGCAACAACGCGTTCTTCTGGGCCGGTACCGACTGGTTCGACGAGATCCTGCATTCTGCCCGTTTCTGGGAAGCTCTGCAGCGCAATCTGCTTTTCTCCTTCATCATCCTTGCGCTCGAAATTCCGCTCGGCATCTTCATTGCCCTGAACATGCCGAAGAAGGGTATTGGCGTTCCGGTCTGCCTAGTGCTGATGGCTCTTCCGCTTCTTATCCCGTGGAACGTCGTCGGCACGATCTGGCAGGTTTTCGGCCGCGTCGATATCGGGCTCCTCGGCCACACGCTGGCGGCGCTCGGCGTAGACTACAATTACGTGCGCGATCCTCTCGATGCCTGGATCACCGTCATCGTCATGGACGTCTGGCACTGGACGAGCCTCGTCGTGCTCTTGTGCTACGCCGGTCTCGTCTCCATTCCGGATGCCTATTATCAGGCGGCCAAGATCGATGGCGCTTCCAGGTGGTCGGTCTTCCGCTACATCCAGCTGCCGAAGATGAAGCGGGTGCTGCTGATCGCCGTCCTGCTGCGCTTCATGGATAGTTTCATGATCTATACGGAGCCTTTCGTGGTGACCGGTGGCGGCCCGGGAAACTCGACGACCTTCCTGTCGATCGATCTCGTCAAGACGGCGGTCGGGCAGTTCGACCTCGGGCCGGCCGCCGCCATGTCGATCGTCTACTTCCTCATCATCCTGCTGCTGTCATGGATCTTCTACACCGTGATGACCAGCAGCGACGCAGACACCTGA
- a CDS encoding ABC transporter ATP-binding protein, with the protein MARITLDHIRHAYGPNPKSDVAYALREVDHEWADGGAYALLGPSGCGKTTLLNIISGLLQPSHGRILFDGNDVTNLSTQERNIAQVFQFPVIYDTMTVYDNLAFPLRNRGIAEPDVNRRVREMLDIIDLSDWSNRKAQRLTADQKQKISLGRGLVRNDVNAILFDEPLTVIDPHMKWVLRSQLKRFHKQFGFTMVYVTHDQTEALTFADKVVVMYDGQIVQIGTPAELFERPSHTFVGYFIGSPGMNVMPAEVHGSTITLGGETIALDHAPKITAGDRVELGIRPEFIRIGREGMPVTITRIEDIGRRRIVRASLAGQPMAIVVSEDAEIPAEARVTFDPAALNIYANSWRVGREA; encoded by the coding sequence ATGGCACGCATCACGCTCGATCACATCCGCCACGCCTACGGTCCCAATCCGAAATCCGACGTGGCTTACGCGCTGCGCGAAGTCGATCACGAATGGGCCGATGGTGGCGCTTATGCCCTGCTCGGCCCCTCCGGCTGCGGCAAGACCACCCTGCTGAACATCATTTCCGGCCTGCTGCAGCCGTCCCACGGTCGTATTCTGTTCGATGGCAACGACGTCACCAATCTTTCCACGCAGGAACGCAACATTGCCCAGGTTTTCCAGTTTCCGGTGATCTACGACACGATGACCGTTTACGACAACCTGGCATTTCCCTTGCGCAACCGGGGCATCGCCGAGCCGGATGTCAATCGCCGCGTCCGCGAGATGCTTGACATCATCGATCTCTCCGACTGGTCGAACCGCAAGGCCCAGCGGCTCACGGCCGATCAGAAGCAGAAGATTTCGCTCGGGAGAGGTCTCGTCCGCAACGACGTCAACGCGATCCTTTTCGATGAACCCCTGACGGTCATCGATCCGCACATGAAATGGGTGCTCCGCTCCCAGTTGAAGCGCTTCCACAAGCAATTCGGCTTCACCATGGTCTATGTCACCCATGATCAGACGGAGGCGCTCACCTTCGCGGACAAAGTTGTCGTGATGTACGACGGGCAAATCGTTCAGATCGGAACGCCGGCCGAGCTCTTCGAGAGACCGAGCCATACGTTCGTTGGTTATTTCATCGGCTCCCCCGGCATGAACGTGATGCCCGCCGAGGTCCATGGCAGCACGATCACGCTCGGGGGTGAGACAATCGCCCTCGACCATGCACCGAAGATTACTGCGGGAGACCGGGTCGAGCTCGGCATTCGACCGGAATTCATTCGCATCGGCCGGGAGGGAATGCCTGTCACGATAACGCGCATCGAAGATATCGGCCGGCGCAGGATCGTCCGCGCGAGCCTTGCGGGGCAACCGATGGCGATTGTCGTTTCCGAGGATGCAGAGATTCCGGCTGAGGCTCGCGTCACCTTCGATCCCGCTGCGCTGAATATCTATGCCAATTCGTGGCGCGTTGGCAGGGAGGCCTGA
- a CDS encoding ABC transporter ATP-binding protein: MLEMRNVAKMVGGEYHIHPTNLALDRGSLNVLLGPTLSGKTSLMRLMAGLDRPTSGSVYFDGADVTGVAVQKRNVAMVYQQFINYPALTVYENIASPMRIAGKDATTIDREVRKAAELLRLTPYLDRTPLNLSGGQQQRTALARALVKNASLVLMDEPLANLDYKLREELREELPKIFAQSGAIFVYATTEPSEALLLGGNTATLSEGRITQFGPTIEVYRRPADLVTAKTFADPPLNFIDVVKSGGSFQYLGTDSLAVPSHLSSVPDGPVTIAFHPHHLGLTAQTGNAARLKAQTQISEITGSESFVHMHYNGVRWVMLAPGIHDIDPDTEIELFLDTRHLMAFGTDGRAIAAAA, from the coding sequence ATGCTGGAAATGCGCAACGTCGCCAAGATGGTGGGTGGTGAATATCATATTCATCCGACCAATCTTGCACTGGATCGCGGCTCGCTGAACGTATTGCTTGGCCCGACGCTCTCGGGCAAGACGTCACTCATGCGATTGATGGCTGGGCTTGACCGTCCCACCAGCGGCTCCGTGTATTTCGACGGCGCCGATGTCACCGGGGTTGCGGTGCAAAAACGCAATGTCGCGATGGTCTATCAGCAGTTCATCAACTATCCGGCCTTGACCGTCTACGAAAACATCGCTTCGCCGATGCGTATCGCCGGCAAGGACGCAACGACGATCGACCGGGAAGTCCGCAAGGCGGCGGAACTTTTGAGATTGACGCCTTATCTCGATCGGACGCCGCTCAATCTTTCGGGTGGGCAGCAGCAGCGTACGGCGCTCGCCCGCGCCCTCGTCAAGAATGCCAGCCTGGTGCTGATGGACGAGCCGCTCGCCAATCTCGACTACAAACTTCGCGAGGAACTGCGCGAGGAACTGCCGAAGATCTTCGCGCAATCCGGCGCCATCTTCGTTTATGCGACGACCGAACCGTCCGAAGCCTTGCTGCTCGGCGGCAATACGGCAACGCTCTCGGAAGGACGGATCACCCAGTTCGGGCCGACGATCGAGGTCTATCGTCGCCCGGCAGACCTCGTGACTGCCAAGACATTTGCCGATCCCCCACTCAACTTCATCGATGTAGTCAAGTCCGGCGGCTCATTCCAGTATCTGGGAACAGACAGCCTTGCCGTGCCATCGCATCTCTCCAGTGTGCCGGACGGCCCGGTGACGATCGCCTTTCATCCCCATCACCTGGGGCTCACGGCGCAGACAGGCAACGCAGCGAGGCTCAAGGCTCAAACGCAGATCTCGGAAATCACCGGCTCCGAAAGCTTCGTCCATATGCACTATAACGGTGTGCGCTGGGTCATGCTCGCTCCCGGCATCCACGATATCGACCCGGATACGGAAATCGAGCTCTTCCTGGATACCCGTCATCTGATGGCTTTCGGAACAGACGGCCGCGCCATCGCGGCGGCGGCTTGA
- the glpD gene encoding glycerol-3-phosphate dehydrogenase: MGEEIHDIFVIGGGINGCGIARDAAGRGYSVALAEMDDFASGTSSGATKLIHGGLRYLEHYEFRLVRESLMERETLWAMAPHIIWPLRFVLPYHKGGIRPAWLIRLGLFLYDHLGGRKLLPPTAVLDMRTDPAGKPLKPLFTKAFEYSDGWVDDARMVVLNARDAADRGALILPRTRVVAARREGGLWMIETVGTSTGRAETYKARMLVNAAGPWVDQVIREALGNNDARHVRLVQGSHIVVKKKFEGSRAYFFQNRDNRIIFAIPYENDFTLIGTTDRDYSGNPKDVKISEEETTYLCNAASEYFRESVRPADIVWTYSAVRPLFDDGASKAQEATRDYVLKLDDTQGAPLLNVFGGKLTTYRRLSEHALEKIAEAIGAKGRPWTAKSHLPGGDFAAQGYEQEVAKLKARYPFLEERHARRLVRRYGTRAGMILDRAAKMEDLGHHFGGDLYEAEVKYLIDREWAMSAQDVLWRRTKDGLRLSETEKEYLEEYMAAVPAKMAG, from the coding sequence ATGGGCGAGGAAATCCACGACATCTTCGTGATCGGCGGCGGCATCAACGGCTGCGGCATTGCACGTGATGCGGCCGGGCGCGGTTATTCCGTTGCGCTTGCGGAGATGGACGATTTTGCCTCGGGCACCTCTTCCGGCGCCACCAAACTCATCCATGGCGGCCTGCGTTATCTCGAACATTACGAATTCAGGCTGGTGCGGGAATCGCTGATGGAGCGCGAAACCCTCTGGGCGATGGCACCGCACATCATTTGGCCGCTGCGCTTCGTCCTGCCATACCACAAGGGCGGCATCCGCCCGGCATGGCTGATCCGGCTGGGCCTGTTTCTCTACGACCATCTCGGCGGTCGAAAGCTGCTGCCGCCGACCGCCGTGCTGGACATGCGCACCGACCCGGCCGGGAAGCCTCTGAAGCCGCTTTTCACCAAGGCATTCGAATATTCCGACGGCTGGGTCGACGATGCCCGGATGGTGGTGCTGAACGCCCGGGATGCAGCCGATCGCGGTGCTTTGATCCTGCCGCGCACCCGGGTGGTTGCCGCTCGTCGGGAAGGCGGCCTCTGGATGATCGAAACAGTCGGCACCAGCACGGGACGGGCAGAGACCTACAAGGCCCGCATGCTGGTGAATGCTGCAGGTCCCTGGGTGGATCAGGTAATCCGCGAGGCGCTCGGCAACAATGACGCCCGCCATGTGCGCCTTGTCCAGGGCAGCCATATCGTGGTGAAAAAGAAGTTCGAAGGATCCCGGGCCTATTTCTTTCAGAACCGGGACAATCGCATCATTTTCGCGATCCCTTACGAAAACGACTTCACCCTTATCGGTACGACCGACCGGGACTATTCCGGCAATCCGAAAGACGTGAAAATCTCCGAAGAGGAGACGACCTATCTCTGCAATGCTGCGAGCGAGTATTTTCGGGAGTCGGTCCGGCCGGCAGACATTGTCTGGACCTATTCGGCGGTTCGCCCGCTTTTCGACGACGGTGCCTCAAAGGCGCAGGAAGCAACGCGCGACTATGTGCTGAAGCTCGACGACACCCAGGGTGCGCCGTTGCTCAACGTGTTCGGCGGCAAGCTGACCACCTATCGCCGGCTTTCGGAACATGCGCTCGAGAAGATCGCCGAAGCGATCGGAGCAAAGGGCCGGCCCTGGACGGCGAAGAGCCACCTGCCGGGCGGCGATTTTGCGGCCCAAGGTTACGAGCAAGAAGTAGCGAAACTCAAGGCCCGCTATCCATTTCTGGAGGAACGGCATGCGCGGCGACTGGTGCGCCGGTATGGAACCCGCGCCGGGATGATCCTCGACAGGGCGGCCAAGATGGAGGATCTTGGTCACCACTTCGGCGGCGATCTCTACGAGGCCGAGGTCAAATATCTTATCGACCGTGAATGGGCCATGAGTGCGCAGGACGTGCTCTGGCGGAGAACCAAAGACGGTTTGCGGCTGAGCGAAACTGAGAAAGAGTATCTGGAGGAGTACATGGCTGCTGTCCCGGCAAAAATGGCCGGATAA
- a CDS encoding DeoR/GlpR family DNA-binding transcription regulator — MFITDRQAKIVERAKTAGRVLVDDLAAMFSVTSQTIRKDLNDLCDKQILTRIHGGATLPRSNENVRYDARRQIAAAEKQAIGVAAANLIPDNASLFINIGTTTEAVSEALVNHRELMVITNNINVANRLRLLDEIEVVIAGGVVRQSDGGIVGEAAVDFIRQFKVDYAIIGVSAIDPDGALLDYDFREVKVAQAIIANARHVILVADSTKFERTAPVRIGQISQVQTFITDHCPSPSIRDVCLVNGVALVETSKDEELDL, encoded by the coding sequence ATGTTTATTACGGATCGTCAGGCCAAGATTGTCGAACGCGCGAAAACTGCGGGCCGGGTCCTCGTCGACGACTTGGCGGCAATGTTTTCGGTGACCTCGCAGACGATCCGCAAAGATCTGAATGATCTATGCGACAAGCAAATTCTCACGCGTATCCACGGCGGCGCTACCCTTCCCCGCAGTAACGAGAATGTCCGTTACGACGCACGCCGGCAGATCGCCGCTGCGGAAAAGCAGGCGATCGGCGTCGCCGCCGCCAATCTTATTCCGGACAACGCTTCGCTCTTCATCAATATCGGCACCACCACGGAGGCGGTCAGCGAGGCGCTGGTCAATCATCGCGAACTGATGGTAATCACCAATAATATCAATGTGGCCAATAGGTTGCGCCTTCTGGACGAAATCGAGGTGGTCATTGCCGGCGGTGTCGTTCGTCAGTCAGACGGTGGCATTGTGGGTGAAGCCGCAGTCGACTTCATCCGCCAGTTCAAGGTCGACTATGCGATTATCGGCGTTTCGGCGATCGATCCGGATGGCGCCCTTCTCGATTATGATTTTCGCGAAGTGAAAGTTGCCCAGGCAATCATCGCCAATGCCAGACACGTGATTTTGGTCGCCGACTCGACAAAATTCGAGCGCACTGCGCCCGTGCGCATCGGCCAGATCTCACAGGTCCAAACCTTTATCACCGACCATTGCCCTTCGCCGTCGATCCGAGATGTATGCCTTGTGAACGGTGTGGCGCTCGTGGAAACTTCGAAAGACGAGGAATTGGATTTATAG
- a CDS encoding aldo/keto reductase family oxidoreductase, with protein MSNIDQAGTFILGDRSVKRLGYGAMQLAGKGVFGPPKDHDAAVAVLREAVAAGVDHIDTSDFYGPHVTNQIIREALHPYPEDLVIVTKIGAVRGDDGSWNPAFSANQLTQAVHDNLRNLGLDAMDVVNLRIMFDVHGPAEGSIEAPLTALAELQRKGLVRHIGLSNVTPTQVAEGQRIAKIVCVQNQYNLAHRQDDAMIDDLARDGIAYVPFFPLGGFSPLQSSILSDVAQRLDATPMQVALAWLLRRAPNILLIPGTSSVPHLRENLAAAELQLSDTVMTELEGVSGVLAD; from the coding sequence ATGTCGAATATAGATCAGGCAGGCACATTTATCCTCGGCGACCGCAGCGTGAAACGGCTCGGCTATGGCGCCATGCAGCTTGCGGGCAAGGGTGTCTTCGGGCCGCCGAAAGATCACGACGCAGCAGTGGCGGTGCTGCGCGAGGCGGTCGCGGCTGGCGTCGATCATATCGATACCAGCGATTTTTATGGTCCGCACGTGACCAATCAGATCATCCGGGAGGCGCTTCATCCGTATCCCGAAGATCTGGTGATCGTCACGAAGATCGGCGCCGTACGCGGGGATGACGGTTCATGGAACCCGGCATTTTCAGCTAACCAGCTGACTCAGGCCGTCCACGACAACCTGCGCAATCTTGGTCTCGACGCCATGGACGTCGTCAACCTGCGTATCATGTTCGATGTTCACGGCCCGGCAGAAGGCTCGATCGAAGCGCCCCTGACGGCTCTGGCCGAACTGCAGCGCAAGGGGCTTGTTCGCCATATCGGGCTCAGCAACGTGACGCCGACACAGGTAGCGGAGGGTCAACGGATCGCCAAGATCGTCTGTGTGCAGAACCAGTATAATCTCGCTCACCGGCAAGACGATGCCATGATCGACGATCTCGCTCGCGATGGCATCGCCTATGTGCCGTTCTTCCCGCTCGGAGGCTTCAGCCCGCTACAGTCGTCGATCCTGTCGGACGTTGCCCAGCGCCTGGACGCGACGCCGATGCAGGTCGCACTTGCCTGGTTGCTGCGTCGGGCACCGAATATTCTGCTTATCCCGGGAACCTCGTCCGTGCCCCACCTGCGTGAAAATCTCGCCGCGGCTGAACTGCAGCTGTCGGACACCGTGATGACGGAGCTCGAAGGCGTATCCGGCGTCCTCGCCGACTGA
- a CDS encoding LysR family transcriptional regulator, whose product MKIDLGDLNAFVAVARAGGFREGARATGSSASGLSEAVRRVEAQLGVRLLNRTTRSVVPTEAGAGLLARLTPALTEVDAALDVINRFRDKPAGALRLNVPVSAARLVLPAIIPAFLAAYPDIRLEIVADDNFVDVLAAGCDAGIRYDERLEQDMIAVPIGPRLQRFAAAASPAYLDRHGRPDHPRDLLGHACIRGRFASGAMILWEFERDGEVVRVDPTGPLIVQVGAATDLAVDAAIAGTGIMSLFEDWLRPHLDNGSLEPVLEPWWQQFSGPFLYYPGRRLVPAPLRAFIDFVKVSSNQR is encoded by the coding sequence ATGAAAATCGACCTGGGTGATCTGAATGCTTTTGTGGCGGTGGCGCGCGCTGGTGGGTTTCGCGAGGGTGCGCGCGCCACGGGTAGCAGCGCATCGGGATTGAGCGAGGCGGTGCGGCGGGTCGAGGCCCAACTTGGGGTGCGGCTCCTCAATCGCACGACACGCAGCGTGGTGCCGACGGAGGCAGGGGCAGGTCTCCTGGCTCGACTGACCCCAGCGCTTACCGAGGTCGATGCTGCCCTCGACGTGATCAACAGGTTTCGCGACAAGCCTGCCGGCGCGCTACGTCTCAATGTACCGGTCAGCGCCGCCCGATTGGTGCTCCCGGCGATCATCCCGGCGTTCCTCGCGGCCTATCCCGACATACGGCTCGAAATCGTCGCCGATGACAATTTCGTCGACGTGCTGGCTGCCGGATGCGACGCCGGCATCCGCTACGACGAGCGGTTGGAGCAGGACATGATTGCGGTGCCGATCGGTCCGCGGCTGCAGCGCTTCGCGGCCGCGGCATCCCCGGCATATCTCGATCGCCATGGCCGCCCCGATCATCCCCGCGATCTGCTTGGCCATGCCTGTATACGCGGGCGTTTTGCGAGCGGCGCAATGATACTCTGGGAATTCGAGCGGGACGGCGAAGTGGTGCGGGTCGATCCGACAGGACCGCTGATCGTGCAGGTGGGTGCGGCAACCGATCTTGCCGTCGATGCAGCGATTGCCGGCACCGGTATCATGTCGCTGTTCGAGGACTGGCTGCGGCCCCATCTCGACAACGGCTCACTCGAACCCGTGCTCGAGCCATGGTGGCAGCAATTCTCCGGTCCATTTCTCTATTACCCCGGCCGGCGGCTCGTACCAGCGCCGCTGCGGGCCTTCATCGATTTCGTTAAGGTTTCGTCCAATCAACGGTGA
- a CDS encoding cysteine hydrolase family protein — MVGNWIHLCIDMQRMFAEDTPWHVPWMREVSPQIQELSGRHPENTIFTRFVTPTRPETTEGMWRVYYEKWRMMTREHLDPGLVDLIPSLKLLVPPAGIFDKMTYSPWVSGELHRMLLKKRIETVVLTGGETDVCVLATALGAIDLGYGVVVLKDAVCSGADDTHDASLELLGDRFSVQLRLTTTEEFLREL; from the coding sequence ATGGTTGGTAATTGGATTCATCTTTGCATCGACATGCAGCGGATGTTCGCTGAAGACACCCCATGGCACGTGCCCTGGATGCGCGAAGTATCGCCGCAGATCCAGGAGCTATCCGGCCGCCATCCTGAGAATACCATCTTTACGAGGTTCGTGACGCCGACGCGCCCCGAAACGACGGAGGGGATGTGGCGTGTGTATTATGAAAAGTGGCGGATGATGACACGCGAGCATCTTGATCCCGGCCTTGTCGACCTGATCCCCTCATTGAAGCTCCTTGTCCCTCCTGCGGGCATATTTGACAAGATGACTTATTCTCCCTGGGTAAGCGGAGAGTTGCACCGAATGCTGCTGAAAAAGCGTATCGAAACCGTGGTCCTGACCGGTGGTGAGACCGACGTTTGCGTCCTCGCCACAGCGCTTGGCGCCATCGATCTTGGGTACGGCGTGGTCGTGCTGAAGGATGCCGTCTGCAGCGGAGCCGATGACACACATGATGCGTCGCTCGAACTTCTGGGAGACCGCTTCTCTGTTCAGTTGCGTCTGACAACCACGGAAGAGTTCCTGCGGGAGCTTTAG